From the Orenia metallireducens genome, one window contains:
- the bioC gene encoding malonyl-ACP O-methyltransferase BioC has product MIEKEVVRENFSRAVDSYDQYAVVQKYMAEKLNDYLKEEDGVNNILEIGGGTGLFTEFVVNRFLESNYLLIDISPKMLARCKEKFKDYHQIEYILADGEQIKLKQKFDLIISNATFQWFQNLKLALRNFREQLKDRGEIYFSIFGDKTFQELRSCFQEVKGEDSYSQRFFSKSELERILEEEFSEVEISEEEYIERFSNVIDFLRAIKKIGANSAKKDKPPLTSGLLKKIERKYMERYREDNQIIVTHHLLFVRLKK; this is encoded by the coding sequence TTGATTGAAAAAGAGGTGGTAAGGGAGAATTTTTCTAGGGCAGTTGATAGTTATGACCAATATGCTGTTGTACAAAAGTATATGGCAGAGAAGTTAAATGATTATTTAAAAGAGGAAGATGGAGTAAATAATATATTAGAGATTGGGGGAGGTACAGGACTTTTTACAGAGTTTGTTGTTAATCGATTTTTAGAGAGTAACTATCTCCTTATTGATATTTCACCTAAGATGCTTGCAAGATGTAAGGAAAAATTTAAAGATTATCACCAAATTGAATATATATTAGCTGATGGTGAGCAAATAAAATTAAAGCAAAAGTTTGACTTAATAATCTCTAATGCTACTTTTCAATGGTTTCAAAATTTGAAACTAGCTCTTAGGAATTTTAGAGAGCAGTTGAAGGATAGGGGGGAGATTTATTTCTCTATCTTTGGTGATAAGACCTTTCAAGAATTGAGAAGTTGTTTTCAAGAGGTTAAAGGAGAAGATAGCTATTCCCAAAGGTTCTTTAGTAAATCTGAATTAGAGAGAATTTTAGAAGAAGAATTTAGCGAGGTTGAGATAAGTGAAGAAGAATATATTGAAAGATTTTCTAATGTGATTGATTTCTTAAGAGCAATTAAGAAGATTGGTGCTAATAGTGCTAAAAAAGATAAGCCACCTTTAACTTCAGGATTATTAAAGAAAATAGAGCGTAAATATATGGAGAGATATAGAGAGGATAATCAAATTATTGTAACCCATCACCTATTGTTTGTTAGATTAAAAAAATAA
- a CDS encoding alpha/beta fold hydrolase produces MKLMVLFPGWGTSRSLYEGLKLEGYELLIVDSFNKESLVQEIVRRNPSEINFLGWSMGTMMALRYLNDFRVNKLILLAPTLYFLKNQPKIVVKKMIRDIERNKLRTLINFSRLNFYNKSFYEDYLEKYRKELKELDSNYLKEGLRLLLEEDLRDMNIIEGVRPLVVVTKEDEIITNSSSKQVLEFFKDYDFYILEGVGHNMIYEAEEEVNELIRRYLVD; encoded by the coding sequence ATGAAACTGATGGTATTATTTCCTGGTTGGGGGACGAGTAGGAGTTTATATGAAGGGTTAAAATTGGAGGGGTATGAGCTACTGATAGTGGATTCTTTTAATAAAGAATCTTTGGTGCAAGAGATTGTTAGGAGAAATCCAAGTGAAATAAATTTCTTAGGCTGGTCGATGGGAACAATGATGGCTTTGAGATATTTGAATGATTTTAGAGTTAATAAGCTAATACTTTTGGCACCTACCCTTTACTTTTTAAAAAATCAGCCAAAAATAGTTGTAAAAAAGATGATTAGAGATATTGAAAGAAATAAGCTAAGGACATTAATTAATTTTAGTAGACTGAATTTTTATAATAAAAGCTTTTATGAAGATTATTTAGAGAAATATAGAAAAGAATTAAAAGAACTAGATAGTAATTATCTAAAAGAAGGGTTAAGACTTTTGTTAGAAGAGGACTTAAGAGATATGAATATTATTGAAGGTGTAAGACCTCTTGTAGTAGTGACCAAAGAAGATGAGATAATAACTAATTCCAGTTCTAAGCAAGTTTTAGAGTTTTTTAAAGATTATGATTTTTATATACTAGAGGGAGTTGGTCATAATATGATATATGAAGCAGAAGAAGAAGTAAATGAGTTGATAAGGAGGTATTTAGTTGATTGA
- the bioB gene encoding biotin synthase BioB, whose protein sequence is MLQELKNKVLAGEGITKDEAMYLVNLDESRTMELLAAANEIKNKFIGKKVDLCSIVNAKSGSCSEDCTFCSQSAHYNTGTVTYPLMAKEDILARAKEMEGSGAEHFGIVTSGRGVVSDEDFENLIEAFRLIREETNLEVCASLGTLDEKRAEKLANVGLKRYNHNLETSESYYAEICTTHTYQDRVNTVKFLKERGMEVCSGGIIGLGESFEDRVDLAFTIKELDVDSVPINILNPVKGTPLYGNDPVPPMETLKTAAIFRFILPTKVIKLCGGRENNLRDLQSLSLLSGVNGLLIGNYLTTEGRATAEDLQMIKDLGLGE, encoded by the coding sequence ATGTTACAGGAACTTAAAAATAAAGTTTTAGCAGGTGAGGGTATTACTAAAGATGAGGCAATGTATTTAGTAAACTTAGATGAGAGTAGAACAATGGAATTATTAGCAGCAGCTAATGAGATTAAGAATAAGTTTATCGGTAAGAAGGTAGACTTATGCTCAATTGTTAATGCTAAGTCAGGAAGTTGTTCTGAGGACTGTACCTTCTGTTCTCAATCAGCCCATTATAATACAGGGACAGTCACTTATCCATTGATGGCTAAGGAGGATATCTTGGCTAGAGCCAAAGAGATGGAAGGTAGTGGAGCAGAACACTTTGGAATTGTAACCAGTGGACGAGGAGTAGTTAGTGATGAAGATTTTGAGAACTTGATAGAGGCTTTTAGACTGATAAGAGAAGAGACTAATTTGGAGGTCTGTGCATCTTTGGGAACACTAGATGAGAAGAGAGCAGAGAAGTTGGCTAATGTGGGATTAAAGCGATATAACCATAACTTAGAGACTTCTGAAAGTTATTATGCAGAAATCTGCACTACTCATACATATCAGGATAGAGTAAATACTGTTAAATTCTTAAAAGAGAGAGGTATGGAGGTATGTAGTGGAGGAATTATTGGCTTAGGAGAGAGCTTTGAGGATAGGGTAGATTTAGCTTTTACTATCAAGGAGTTGGATGTGGATTCAGTACCAATTAATATTCTAAATCCTGTTAAAGGAACACCTTTATATGGTAATGATCCAGTACCACCTATGGAGACTTTAAAGACTGCAGCTATCTTTAGATTTATCTTACCTACCAAGGTGATTAAGTTATGTGGGGGAAGAGAGAATAATTTACGGGACTTACAGTCATTAAGTCTATTATCGGGTGTTAATGGTTTATTAATTGGAAATTATCTGACTACTGAAGGAAGAGCAACAGCAGAGGATTTACAGATGATTAAAGATTTGGGATTAGGGGAATAG
- a CDS encoding Rpn family recombination-promoting nuclease/putative transposase, which produces MCRLNPRVDFAFKKLFGSEENKDILISFINSVLDKDEQIKDLILKNPYNSKNFKNDKLSILDVKAVDEKGIWYNIEMQITDQDYYDKRALYYWARLYTGQLESGINYDKLEKTIVINVLNFNCLAEEDYHNIYKLFNSKSKEELIDHLEIHFIELEKYNKDLSEIQTALDRWTEFLKRAHEYNKDQIPSQLAEVESIEKAIKVLDTMYLNEDERELYEARLKWLRDEEMALKKAERKGVERGIEKGIEKVVKSMLKKGIGVEEIIQMTDLDNESVNKIKENHNI; this is translated from the coding sequence ATGTGTCGTTTAAACCCACGAGTAGACTTTGCTTTTAAAAAATTATTTGGCAGTGAGGAGAACAAAGATATCTTAATCTCTTTTATTAATTCAGTGTTGGACAAAGACGAACAAATTAAAGACTTGATCTTAAAGAATCCTTATAATTCTAAAAACTTTAAAAATGATAAACTGTCAATTCTTGATGTTAAAGCTGTAGATGAAAAAGGTATTTGGTACAATATTGAGATGCAGATAACAGATCAAGATTACTATGATAAAAGAGCTTTATATTATTGGGCTAGGCTATATACTGGTCAATTAGAATCAGGGATCAATTATGATAAACTAGAAAAGACGATAGTAATTAATGTACTTAACTTTAATTGCTTAGCTGAAGAAGATTATCATAATATTTATAAGTTATTTAATTCTAAGTCAAAAGAAGAGTTAATAGATCATTTGGAGATACATTTCATTGAACTTGAAAAGTATAATAAAGACTTAAGCGAAATACAGACTGCTTTAGATCGATGGACAGAGTTTTTAAAGAGAGCTCATGAATATAATAAGGATCAGATTCCTTCACAATTAGCCGAGGTTGAAAGTATAGAAAAAGCAATCAAAGTGTTAGATACAATGTATTTAAACGAAGATGAACGAGAGCTTTATGAAGCTAGGTTAAAATGGTTACGTGATGAAGAGATGGCATTGAAGAAGGCTGAGAGAAAAGGTGTGGAAAGAGGTATAGAAAAAGGTATAGAAAAGGTGGTAAAAAGTATGTTAAAGAAAGGAATAGGAGTAGAAGAGATAATTCAAATGACCGATTTAGATAATGAGTCTGTAAATAAGATTAAGGAAAATCATAACATCTAA
- the queG gene encoding tRNA epoxyqueuosine(34) reductase QueG translates to MTLTTKLKDYAKSIGIDAIKITNAGSFPELKEFLIKMREKEYLSTFVHDDLEKITEPQRVLSEAKSVIVCAISYSIDDKYIAESRRKVKEELRGALSRFAWGQDYHQVLGDKLDKLIDFIKGKRKDVELFKFVDTGPSVDRALARRAGIGWQGKNCSIINPEYGSWIFLGGIITDLELEYDSPIEDKCDDCRRCINACPTGALVAPYTLDSRKCLGYITLSKGYLDEEQRKKMGNRLWGCDTCQSACPQNQDVKVGDHKEFRPQTLEAYPELIPLLTLSNKEYKDKFMITPMNWRGKRPIQRNAAIILGNLKDKRAVPYLLEALVDPKPIVRANVAWALGEIGDKGVLDRLEKELLKEKDEQVIGELERAIEKLGISCQELETS, encoded by the coding sequence ATTACTTTAACTACCAAACTTAAAGATTATGCTAAATCTATTGGAATAGATGCTATTAAGATTACCAATGCTGGATCCTTTCCAGAACTTAAGGAATTCTTAATAAAGATGAGAGAGAAAGAGTATTTGTCTACCTTTGTCCATGATGATTTAGAGAAGATAACTGAACCTCAAAGGGTATTATCAGAGGCTAAATCGGTGATTGTCTGTGCTATCTCTTATAGTATTGATGATAAATATATAGCTGAAAGTAGGAGAAAAGTTAAAGAAGAATTAAGAGGAGCTCTATCACGTTTTGCTTGGGGGCAGGATTATCATCAGGTTTTAGGTGATAAACTAGATAAGTTGATTGACTTTATTAAAGGGAAGAGAAAAGATGTAGAATTATTTAAATTTGTCGATACAGGTCCTAGTGTTGATAGAGCATTGGCTAGAAGAGCGGGGATTGGTTGGCAGGGTAAGAACTGTAGTATTATCAATCCTGAGTATGGTTCATGGATATTCTTAGGGGGGATAATTACCGATTTAGAGTTAGAATATGACTCACCTATAGAAGACAAGTGTGATGATTGTAGAAGGTGTATAAATGCCTGTCCCACAGGAGCATTGGTAGCTCCTTATACCTTAGATAGCCGCAAGTGTTTAGGCTATATCACATTAAGTAAAGGTTACCTTGATGAAGAGCAGCGCAAGAAGATGGGCAATAGATTATGGGGTTGTGACACCTGCCAAAGTGCCTGTCCTCAGAATCAAGATGTAAAAGTAGGAGACCACAAAGAGTTTAGACCTCAGACTTTAGAGGCGTATCCTGAATTAATTCCTCTATTAACCTTAAGTAATAAGGAGTATAAAGATAAGTTTATGATTACTCCCATGAACTGGCGAGGAAAACGACCGATTCAACGGAATGCCGCTATTATTTTGGGGAATTTAAAGGATAAAAGAGCTGTACCCTATCTGCTAGAAGCTCTAGTTGACCCAAAACCAATAGTCAGAGCCAATGTTGCTTGGGCTTTGGGAGAGATAGGTGATAAAGGTGTCTTGGATAGATTAGAGAAGGAGCTATTAAAAGAGAAGGATGAGCAGGTAATTGGGGAGTTAGAGAGGGCTATAGAGAAATTAGGAATCAGTTGTCAGGAATTAGAGACCAGCTAA
- a CDS encoding EAL domain-containing protein, whose amino-acid sequence MESFKVLIEKIMGFNNKKKATFKFEEDYTKLNKKILIIFSMITCLMLGIVYLITYNLFLSKFYKLEERDVVRQSRQIIGALEQDLLQLKALNQDYAAWDATYKFSMDQNLEYIDENLMNETFSTNNWNLFILVNKKGEVIYKKGFNLKTKEEGIVDKEILEHISKGSPLVRFSKPIDNITGIISTSQGYIMVSSHPVITGYFKGPIRGALIIGRYLNQDLVNRLSKQTNLEITMKAFKQRQAGKEIKVIDSKLISKVDIWSEDIGDKYMYGYSTLYDIYKRPALTLQVSKTKDIYRQGYFSMLYFMGGILAVGVIYFISAWFFMNKFIFNPLQLLIDGINDISKSKDLSTRLTIESKDEFSTIKVKFNNMLDILEKSQEKILHQSRHDELTNLPNRSYFYQQVREQLSSSKDYEINAIFFIDIDKFKSINDSFGHEVGDLLLQAITKRLKENLPQNSISSRIGGDEFIIFIPNIKSNKFAEDVAKKVISNIKKPYSINGKELIITLSIGISFYPIDGTDIDLLINNADLAMYNVKNRGKNDFEFYDLNMRNKLSKEMLIKALEEEELELYYQPKVNGVTGDITGMESLLRWNHPEKGFISPAEFIPLAEETGSIIAIGEWVLKKACEQTRRWNQMTNSSLVVAVNISNIQFGKVDFIEMVKRALKESKLNPKYLELEITESIAVNNEEEVINKLILLKELGVSVAIDDFGTGYSSLSYLQKLPIDTLKIDKVFVDDIVKDDTIAKMIIDMAQNLGISVIAEGVEREDQLNQLLKLGCGSIQGYLFSRPLPAEKFKDLLIKGNQLKIN is encoded by the coding sequence ATGGAGTCTTTTAAAGTATTAATAGAAAAGATTATGGGTTTTAATAATAAGAAAAAGGCTACTTTCAAATTTGAGGAGGATTATACTAAATTAAATAAGAAGATATTAATTATCTTTAGTATGATTACCTGTTTAATGTTAGGTATAGTATATTTAATAACTTATAATCTTTTTTTAAGTAAATTTTATAAGTTAGAAGAAAGGGATGTAGTTAGACAGAGTAGGCAAATTATAGGTGCGTTAGAACAAGATTTACTGCAATTGAAGGCTCTTAATCAGGATTATGCGGCTTGGGATGCTACTTATAAGTTTAGTATGGATCAAAATTTAGAGTATATAGATGAAAATTTAATGAATGAAACTTTTTCTACAAATAATTGGAACCTTTTTATTCTAGTAAATAAAAAGGGAGAAGTTATTTATAAAAAGGGATTTAATCTAAAGACTAAAGAAGAAGGTATTGTAGATAAAGAGATATTAGAGCATATAAGTAAGGGCTCACCTTTAGTTAGGTTTTCAAAACCAATTGATAATATTACAGGGATTATCTCTACTTCACAAGGTTATATAATGGTCTCCTCTCATCCAGTTATAACGGGTTATTTTAAAGGACCAATTCGTGGGGCTCTTATCATAGGTCGTTATTTAAATCAAGATTTGGTTAACCGATTATCAAAACAGACTAATTTAGAAATTACAATGAAAGCTTTTAAACAGAGACAAGCAGGTAAAGAAATAAAGGTTATAGATTCTAAGTTAATTAGTAAAGTGGATATTTGGTCTGAAGATATAGGTGATAAGTATATGTATGGCTACTCAACTTTATATGATATATATAAAAGACCAGCCCTTACTTTACAGGTAAGTAAGACTAAAGATATCTACCGACAGGGTTATTTTAGTATGCTATATTTTATGGGTGGGATTTTAGCTGTAGGAGTCATTTATTTTATAAGTGCTTGGTTTTTTATGAATAAATTTATCTTTAACCCTTTGCAATTATTAATAGATGGTATAAATGATATATCTAAAAGTAAAGACTTATCAACTCGACTTACTATTGAATCTAAAGACGAATTTTCAACTATTAAGGTTAAATTTAATAATATGTTAGATATTTTAGAAAAATCACAAGAAAAGATTCTTCATCAGTCACGCCATGATGAATTAACTAATTTGCCAAATAGATCTTATTTTTATCAGCAAGTAAGAGAGCAATTATCTTCAAGTAAAGATTATGAGATTAATGCTATCTTTTTTATTGATATTGATAAATTTAAGAGTATTAATGATTCTTTTGGTCATGAGGTAGGAGATTTATTATTACAAGCTATTACTAAAAGATTAAAAGAGAATCTTCCACAAAATAGTATAAGTTCTCGAATTGGAGGGGATGAATTTATTATCTTTATTCCTAATATTAAAAGTAATAAGTTTGCAGAAGATGTAGCTAAGAAGGTTATTTCAAATATAAAGAAACCTTATTCTATTAATGGAAAAGAGTTGATTATTACTTTAAGTATTGGAATTAGTTTTTATCCAATTGATGGAACTGATATTGACCTTTTGATTAATAATGCTGATTTGGCTATGTATAATGTTAAGAATAGAGGAAAAAATGATTTTGAATTTTATGATCTAAACATGAGAAATAAACTATCAAAAGAGATGTTAATTAAAGCATTAGAGGAAGAAGAGTTAGAACTTTATTATCAACCTAAAGTTAATGGAGTTACAGGAGATATTACAGGAATGGAATCATTATTACGTTGGAATCATCCAGAAAAAGGATTTATCTCCCCTGCAGAATTTATCCCTTTAGCAGAAGAGACAGGATCTATTATAGCGATTGGGGAGTGGGTATTAAAGAAAGCATGTGAGCAGACTAGAAGATGGAATCAAATGACTAATTCCTCTTTAGTTGTTGCAGTAAATATATCTAATATTCAATTTGGGAAGGTAGATTTTATTGAGATGGTAAAAAGGGCTTTAAAGGAGAGTAAATTAAATCCAAAGTATTTAGAGTTAGAGATAACAGAGAGTATAGCTGTAAATAATGAAGAGGAAGTTATCAACAAATTAATTTTACTTAAAGAGCTTGGGGTTTCAGTTGCTATTGATGACTTTGGAACAGGTTATAGTTCATTAAGTTATTTACAGAAACTACCTATTGATACATTAAAGATAGATAAAGTCTTTGTAGATGATATTGTTAAAGATGATACTATTGCTAAGATGATTATTGATATGGCTCAGAACTTAGGTATTTCTGTAATTGCTGAAGGTGTAGAGAGAGAAGATCAATTAAATCAACTCTTAAAGCTTGGTTGTGGATCGATACAGGGCTATTTATTTAGTAGACCCCTTCCAGCTGAAAAATTTAAAGATTTATTAATTAAAGGTAATCAATTAAAAATAAATTAA
- a CDS encoding ferredoxin: MKVQVIKDDCISCGLCVNSVPAVFEWDDDEKAIAITEHVPDKLEAEVEDAIDACPTDAIEEI; this comes from the coding sequence ATGAAAGTACAAGTAATAAAAGATGATTGTATCAGCTGTGGATTGTGTGTTAACTCTGTACCAGCAGTCTTTGAATGGGATGATGATGAGAAAGCGATAGCAATCACTGAACATGTACCAGATAAGCTAGAAGCAGAGGTTGAAGATGCAATTGATGCTTGCCCTACTGATGCTATTGAAGAGATATAA